The following are encoded in a window of Ranitomeya variabilis isolate aRanVar5 chromosome 6, aRanVar5.hap1, whole genome shotgun sequence genomic DNA:
- the EOMES gene encoding eomesodermin homolog translates to MQLGEQILPSSAPNLPHTFYPLPGDPHTAAQSPGLDFSVGQHKSQQQQQKKFASSRGLHLDSPRDPGSSSTPGSTMLSEATEGFQAPKTLADTGRKGSPVGEEDLSPAQPPPAPRYLDTSLQAAPERYYLPAQGQQPQQTGPELGSPCSIFPYAPPQHTAVYPAGGAARYPPYSSMLPPAGFSPPVCPSRPQYSTGYQYSQAPGSMYSPYPSAGTGSGLGALGLPGSGAGVRAQIYLCNRPLWLKFHRHQTEMIITKQGRRMFPFLSFNITGLNPTSHYNVFVEVVLADPNHWRFQGGKWVTCGKADNNMQGNKVYVHPESPNTGAHWMRQEISFGKLKLTNNKGANNNNTQMIVLQSLHKYQPRLHIVEVSEDGVEDLNDSAKTQTFTFPETQFIAVTAYQNTDITQLKIDHNPFAKGFRDNYDSMYTASENDRLTPSPADSPRSHQIVPGARYSVQPFFQEQFVNNLPPTRYYSGERTVPQTSGLLSPQGNEEVTSVPPQRWFVTPVQQAGANKLDMGPYDTDYSSSSLLTYGIKSLPIQTSHPMAYYPDAAFASMTSWGSRSSPYQRKMSTGLPWSSRSSPSGFSEDILNKDKVKEEMSSSWVETPPSIKSLDSNDSGVYTGACKRRRLSPSTSSNENSPPIKCEDIATEDYKDASKGLGYYSFYASS, encoded by the exons ATGCAGCTGGGAGAGCAGATCCTGCCCAGCTCTGCTCCTAACCTGCCCCACACCTTCTACCCTCTGCCTGGGGACCCCCACACCGCGGCTCAGAGCCCAGGCTTGGACTTCAGCGTTGGACAGCATAaaagccagcagcagcagcagaagaagTTTGCCTCCTCCAGAGGCCTTCACCTAGACAGCCCCAGAGACCCGGGCAGCTCCAGCACCCCCGGCAGCACAATGCTCAGCGAGGCCACCGAGGGCTTTCAAGCCCCCAAGACTTTAGCAGACACCGGAAGAAAAGGCTCTCCAGTGGGGGAAGAGGACCTGAGCCCTGCGCAGCCTCCTCCTGCTCCGCGCTACCTGGACACCTCTCTGCAGGCGGCTCCTGAGCGCTACTACCTGCCGGCCCAGGGCCAGCAGCCCCAGCAGACGGGGCCAGAGCTGGGCTCCCCCTGCTCCATCTTCCCCTATGCCCCACCGCAGCACACCGCAGTGTACCCGGCTGGAGGGGCGGCCAGGTACCCCCCGTACAGCAGCATGCTGCCCCCCGCAGGCTTCTCCCCTCCAGTGTGCCCCTCTCGCCCCCAGTACTCCACCGGCTATCAGTACAGCCAAGCGCCTGGCAGCATGTACAGCCCGTACCCATCTGCGGGCACCGGCAGCGGACTCGGCGCACTGGGGCTGCCGGGCAGCGGGGCCGGGGTGCGGGCACAGATCTACCTCTGTAATCGCCCCCTGTGGCTCAAGTTTCACCGACACCAGACGGAGATGATAATCACCAAGCAGGGCAG GAGAATGTttcctttcctgagcttcaatatcACCGGGTTAAATCCCACGTCCCATTATAACGTGTTCGTGGAGGTGGTGCTGGCAGACCCAAATCACTGGAGGTTTCAAGGGGGCAAATGGGTGACCTGTGGTAAAGCAGACAACAACATGCAGG GTAACAAGGTGTATGTGCACCCCGAGTCCCCCAACACCGGGGCGCACTGGATGAGGCAGGAGATCTCATTTGGCAAACTAAAGCTCACCAACAACAAAGGGGCCAACAACAACaacacacag ATGATCGTTCTGCAATCTTTGCACAAGTACCAACCTCGTCTCCATATAGTGGAAGTGAGTGAAGATGGAGTAGAAGACCTTAATGATTCTGCCAAGACTCAGACTTTTACTTTCCCAGAAACCCAGTTTATTGCAGTCACAGCTTACCAGAACACGGAT ATAACACAATTGAAGATTGATCACAACCCATTTGCAAAAGGTTTCAGAGACAACTATGACTC CATGTACACGGCTTCAGAAAATGACCGATTAACTCCATCTCCTGCGGATTCTCCTAGATCCCACCAgatagtgcccggtgcccgctacagcgtccagcctttcttccaggaacaaTTTGTCAACAACCTGCCCCCCACCAGGTACTACAGCGGAGAGAGGACTGTACCCCAGACCAGTGGTCTCCTTTCACCACAGGGCAATGAAGAAGTGACCAGCGTTCCCCCACAAAGGTGGTTTGTAACTCCAGTTCAACAAGCTGGGGCTAACAAATTGGACATGGGTCCTTACGACACAGACTATTCTTCCAGCTCTCTTCTTACTTATGGCATCAAGTCCTTACCCATCCAAACCTCACACCCCATGGCATATTATCCAGATGCTGCCTTTGCTTCAATGACAAGCTGGGGAAGTAGAAGTTCTCCATATCAGAGGAAAATGAGCACAGGTCTTCCTTGGTCTTCAAGGTCAAGTCCATCAGGGTTTTCTGAAGACATTCTAAATAAAGACAAAGTCAAGGAAGAGATGAGCTCTTCATGGGTGGAGACACCTCCTTCAATAAAGTCTTTGGACTCAAACGACTCTGGTGTATATACAGGAGCATGCAAAAGAAGAAGACTATCTCCCAGCACTTCAAGCAATGAAAACTCTCCCCCAATAAAGTGTGAGGACATTGCCACTGAAGACTATAAAGATGCCTCCAAGGGCTTAGGCTACTATTCCTTTTATGCTAGTTCATAA